From the genome of Acidimicrobiales bacterium, one region includes:
- a CDS encoding glycerophosphodiester phosphodiesterase produces the protein MGTRAQSPIGFAHRGARARAPENTIEAFCLALELGASGLESDVWLTADGVPVLDHDGIVRAGGRRRALADLRRDELPPTVPSLGDLYRACGTDYQLSLDVKDPAAAPAVVQEAIGLGADGRLWLCHPSWRQVARWRPLSPRLRLVDSTGLASMGEGPAHRAAVLAEAGIDAVNLHRREWSRQLVETFHDHGRAALAWDAQRARSLARLVAMGIDAVYSDHVEVMMAALAAAAS, from the coding sequence GTGGGCACGCGTGCGCAGTCCCCCATCGGCTTCGCCCACCGGGGTGCCAGGGCGCGGGCCCCCGAGAACACGATCGAGGCCTTCTGCCTGGCCCTGGAGCTCGGTGCCAGCGGGCTGGAAAGCGATGTCTGGCTCACGGCCGACGGCGTCCCGGTCCTGGACCACGACGGGATCGTGCGCGCCGGTGGCCGCCGCCGTGCCCTTGCCGACCTGCGGCGGGACGAGTTGCCCCCAACCGTCCCCTCGCTCGGCGACCTCTATCGGGCCTGCGGCACCGACTACCAGCTCTCGCTCGACGTGAAGGACCCCGCGGCCGCCCCCGCGGTCGTCCAGGAGGCGATCGGGCTCGGTGCGGACGGTCGCCTGTGGCTGTGCCATCCGAGCTGGCGCCAGGTGGCCCGATGGCGTCCCCTGTCGCCGCGGCTGCGCCTGGTCGACTCGACCGGACTTGCCAGCATGGGCGAGGGACCGGCGCATCGGGCCGCCGTGCTCGCCGAGGCGGGCATCGACGCCGTGAACCTTCACCGTCGGGAATGGAGCCGCCAGCTGGTGGAGACCTTCCACGACCACGGCCGGGCGGCGTTGGCATGGGACGCCCAGCGAGCGCGTTCGCTCGCCCGGCTGGTCGCCATGGGGATCGACGCCGTCTACAGCGACCACGTGGAGGTCATGATGGCGGCGCTGGCCGCGGCGGCGAGCTGA
- the lepB gene encoding signal peptidase I, giving the protein MTDPGRQPPPDEHLPVTPSRGGRRRSPRMRTWIEWVAIVALALLAAFAIKTWLIQAFYIPSASMVPTLQVGDRILVNKVSYDLHDIHRGDIVVFSRPPADSSDPSVNDLVKRVVGLPGDSVSSVDDVLYVNGHRQSEPYLPAGTVSTGNFSQAPGCQPSAASDANRSCLVPRGEYWVMGDNRGDSKDSRAFGPIKGSLVVGRVVVRVWPVTSLHLF; this is encoded by the coding sequence ATGACCGATCCCGGCCGCCAGCCGCCCCCCGACGAGCACCTCCCCGTGACCCCGTCACGCGGAGGGCGTCGCCGTTCCCCCCGCATGCGGACCTGGATCGAGTGGGTCGCCATCGTCGCCCTCGCCCTGTTGGCGGCCTTCGCCATCAAGACCTGGCTCATCCAGGCCTTCTACATCCCCTCGGCCTCGATGGTGCCCACCCTCCAGGTCGGCGACCGCATCCTCGTCAACAAGGTCAGCTACGACCTGCACGACATCCACCGCGGCGACATCGTGGTGTTCAGCCGCCCGCCCGCCGACAGCAGCGACCCTTCGGTCAACGACCTGGTGAAGCGGGTGGTGGGGCTCCCTGGCGACTCGGTGAGCTCGGTGGACGACGTGCTCTACGTCAACGGGCATCGTCAGTCGGAGCCCTATCTGCCGGCGGGGACGGTGAGCACGGGGAACTTCAGCCAGGCCCCCGGTTGCCAGCCGTCGGCCGCCAGCGACGCCAACCGGTCGTGCCTGGTTCCCCGGGGCGAGTACTGGGTGATGGGAGACAACCGGGGGGACTCCAAGGACAGCCGCGCCTTCGGACCGATCAAGGGCTCGCTGGTGGTCGGCCGGGTCGTGGTGCGGGTATGGCCCGTCACCTCGCTCCACCTCTTCTGA
- the pafA gene encoding Pup--protein ligase: MERRIFGLENEYGVTCTLRGQRRLSPDEVARYLFRRVVSWGRSSNVFLENGARLYLDVGSHPEYATPECDSISDLVAHDKAGERILEHLLLSAEQRLREEGIRGVIYLFKNNTDSAGNSYGCHENYLTSRRDDFGHYAEVLIPFFVTRQIYAGAGKVLQTARGAMFCISQRAEHIWEGVSSATTRSRPIINTRDEPHADAERFRRLHVIVGDSNMSEYSTFLKVGATSILLRMLEDPAAVLRDMTLENPIRAIREISHDTSCRRRVRLANGREASALDIQGEYLLRARRYAEQKGLDPLEEKALEMWEHCLEGIEKDPFTLDRECDWVIKHRLIERYRQRHGLSLSHPRVALLDLQYHDVSRERGLFYRLQSRGQVERTCDEDAIEAAIDRPPQTTRARLRGEFIKKAKDRRRDFTVDWVHLKLNDQAQRTVLLKDPFRARDERVEKLIDGL, from the coding sequence ATGGAGCGGCGCATCTTCGGGCTCGAGAACGAGTACGGCGTCACCTGCACCCTGCGCGGGCAGCGTCGGCTGAGCCCGGACGAGGTGGCCCGCTACCTGTTTCGGCGAGTCGTCAGCTGGGGGCGGTCCAGCAACGTGTTCCTCGAGAACGGTGCCCGCCTCTACCTGGACGTGGGCAGCCACCCGGAGTACGCCACCCCGGAGTGCGATTCGATCTCCGATCTCGTCGCCCACGACAAGGCTGGTGAGCGGATCCTCGAGCACCTGCTGCTCTCGGCGGAGCAGCGCCTCCGGGAGGAGGGCATCCGCGGCGTCATCTACCTGTTCAAGAACAACACCGACTCGGCCGGGAACTCCTACGGCTGTCACGAGAACTACCTGACGAGTCGCCGGGACGACTTCGGGCACTACGCCGAGGTGCTGATCCCGTTCTTCGTCACCCGCCAGATCTACGCCGGAGCGGGCAAGGTGCTGCAGACGGCCCGCGGGGCGATGTTCTGCATCAGCCAGCGGGCGGAGCACATCTGGGAGGGCGTCTCCTCGGCGACGACCAGGAGCCGGCCGATCATCAACACGAGGGACGAGCCGCACGCCGACGCCGAGCGCTTCCGACGCCTCCACGTGATCGTCGGCGACTCGAACATGAGCGAGTACTCGACCTTCCTCAAGGTGGGAGCCACCAGCATCCTGCTCCGAATGCTGGAGGACCCTGCCGCCGTGCTCCGCGACATGACCCTGGAGAACCCCATCCGGGCCATTCGCGAGATCAGCCACGACACCTCCTGCCGGCGCCGCGTGCGCCTCGCCAACGGCAGGGAGGCCAGCGCCCTCGACATCCAGGGCGAGTACCTGCTCAGGGCCCGCCGGTACGCGGAGCAGAAGGGGCTCGACCCGCTCGAGGAGAAGGCCCTCGAGATGTGGGAGCACTGTCTCGAGGGGATCGAGAAGGACCCCTTCACCCTCGACCGGGAGTGTGACTGGGTGATCAAGCACCGCCTCATCGAGCGCTATCGCCAACGGCACGGCTTGTCGCTGTCGCACCCCCGGGTGGCGCTGCTCGATCTCCAGTACCACGACGTGAGTCGGGAGCGAGGTCTGTTCTACCGCCTGCAGAGCCGGGGCCAGGTCGAAAGGACCTGCGACGAGGACGCCATCGAGGCGGCGATCGACCGGCCGCCGCAGACCACGAGAGCACGGTTGAGGGGGGAGTTCATCAAGAAGGCCAAGGACCGTCGGCGGGACTTCACCGTCGACTGGGTCCACCTCAAGCTCAACGACCAGGCTCAGCGCACGGTACTCCTCAAGGACCCGTTCCGCGCCCGCGACGAGCGGGTCGAGAAGCTCATCGACGGGCTGTGA
- the prcA gene encoding proteasome subunit alpha — protein MTMPFYVAPEQVMKDRADYARKGIARGRALVASVFADGILVTAENPSRSLHKVNEIYDRIAFAGVGRYNEFDQLRVAGVRHADTKGFAYSREDVDARSLANVYAQYLGQVFTHEMKPLEIEILVAELGVDGAADQLYHILYDGTVVDEERFIVLGGEAEAISGRVESSWAEGWTLVEALRAAVAALAGPERTLGADELEVAALVRGDGRRAFRRIEDGELQELLVASPA, from the coding sequence ATGACCATGCCCTTCTACGTGGCTCCCGAGCAGGTCATGAAGGACCGCGCCGACTACGCCCGCAAGGGCATCGCCCGAGGACGGGCGCTCGTCGCCTCGGTCTTCGCCGACGGGATCCTCGTGACCGCAGAGAACCCGTCCCGCTCGCTCCACAAGGTCAACGAGATCTACGACCGCATCGCCTTCGCCGGTGTCGGCCGGTACAACGAGTTCGACCAGCTCCGGGTGGCGGGCGTGCGCCATGCCGACACCAAGGGCTTTGCCTACAGCCGGGAGGACGTCGATGCCCGCTCGCTGGCGAACGTGTACGCGCAGTATCTGGGGCAGGTCTTCACCCACGAGATGAAGCCGCTGGAGATCGAGATCCTCGTCGCTGAGCTGGGGGTGGACGGTGCGGCCGATCAGCTGTACCACATCCTCTACGACGGCACCGTGGTCGACGAGGAGCGCTTCATCGTCCTCGGCGGCGAGGCCGAGGCCATCTCCGGGCGCGTGGAATCCTCGTGGGCCGAAGGATGGACCCTGGTCGAGGCGCTCCGGGCCGCGGTGGCCGCCCTGGCCGGTCCCGAGCGGACGCTCGGCGCCGACGAGCTCGAGGTGGCGGCGCTGGTGAGGGGCGACGGGCGACGCGCCTTCCGCCGCATCGAGGACGGCGAGCTGCAGGAGCTGCTCGTGGCCTCGCCGGCCTGA
- the prcB gene encoding proteasome subunit beta, which produces MSLPMFPPADDPGPSFTDLLRRSSPTQSLAYARDVGAPAATGPEIRHGTTVAALRYSDGVVMAGDRRATEGYSIAHRSIEKVFPADRHSAVAFAGAAGPGIEMVKLFQTQLEHYEKVEGLALSLEGKANQLGQMIRGNLPMAMQGLAVLPLFAGYDLRRRTGRIFNYDLTGGRYEEDDYHATGSGGRDARTTIKLGYREGLARDEAIELAILGLYEAADEDIATGGPDVVRGIYPMIATVTAAGFELAGDAEVAERFGTLIERKRSEGQRP; this is translated from the coding sequence ATGAGCCTGCCCATGTTTCCCCCGGCCGACGACCCGGGACCGAGCTTCACCGACCTGCTTCGCCGTAGCAGCCCGACCCAGTCCTTGGCGTATGCCCGCGACGTCGGGGCCCCGGCCGCGACAGGGCCCGAGATCCGCCACGGGACGACTGTGGCCGCCCTGCGCTACAGCGATGGTGTGGTGATGGCCGGCGATCGCCGGGCCACCGAGGGCTACTCCATCGCTCATCGGTCCATCGAGAAGGTCTTCCCGGCCGACCGTCACTCAGCCGTGGCCTTCGCCGGGGCGGCTGGGCCCGGCATCGAGATGGTGAAGCTCTTCCAGACCCAGCTCGAGCACTACGAGAAGGTCGAGGGCCTGGCGCTGAGCCTGGAGGGCAAGGCCAACCAGCTGGGCCAGATGATCAGGGGAAACCTGCCGATGGCCATGCAGGGGCTGGCCGTCCTGCCGCTGTTCGCCGGCTACGACCTCCGGCGCCGGACCGGCCGCATCTTCAACTACGACCTGACGGGCGGCCGGTACGAGGAGGACGACTACCACGCCACCGGATCCGGCGGTCGCGACGCCCGCACCACCATCAAGCTCGGGTACCGAGAGGGATTGGCCCGAGACGAGGCCATCGAGCTCGCCATCCTGGGCCTGTACGAGGCCGCCGACGAGGACATCGCCACGGGCGGCCCCGACGTGGTCCGCGGCATCTACCCGATGATCGCCACCGTGACCGCCGCCGGGTTCGAGCTGGCCGGCGACGCCGAGGTGGCCGAGCGGTTCGGGACGCTCATCGAGCGGAAGCGGTCGGAGGGCCAGCGACCATGA
- a CDS encoding ubiquitin-like protein Pup gives MAERELKKRPQTPRDEEVVEEAAPTSDKGEKLKAELDDLLDEIDEVLEDNAEEFVRNYVQKGGE, from the coding sequence ATGGCAGAACGTGAGCTGAAGAAGCGGCCGCAGACCCCACGAGACGAGGAAGTCGTCGAGGAGGCCGCGCCCACGTCCGACAAGGGCGAGAAGCTCAAGGCTGAGCTTGATGATCTCCTCGACGAGATCGACGAGGTGCTCGAGGACAACGCCGAGGAGTTCGTGCGCAACTACGTCCAGAAGGGCGGGGAGTAG
- the dop gene encoding depupylase/deamidase Dop produces MAIPKVCGIETEYGIHSVGPGEANPIAASSVLINAYVAELQRRVGWDFEDESPGNDARGFAREDAPEVETHLVNAVLTNGARYYVDHAHPEFSTPECSTAMELLRYDKAGERILTRSMEAADRLLPSGEEIVVYKNNSDHKGNSYGTHENYLMNRAVPFARIVQHVVPHFVSRQIYTGAGKVGTESSAAGSADVTFQLSQRADFFEEEVGLETTLKRPIVNTRDEPHADAQKYRRLHVIVGDANLAEVATFLKVGVTAIVLAMIEDDWYGDRDLSLATPVRAIRQVSHDLSLSQPLELAEGGTTTALGIQWELFELARKYADDRGLDCVGDEEAGEEVLRRWEATLHALETDPASLANQLDWVAKRQVIEGYRDRHGLAWSDHRLTAIDLQYHDLRPGRSLFARMPMERLVDEADVVDAVTEPPRDTRAYFRGRCLQRWASSVAAANWDSLVFDLGSDPLRRVPMMEPLRGTAAHVDTLLAGCSSPAELLEQLGS; encoded by the coding sequence GTGGCCATCCCCAAGGTGTGCGGCATCGAGACCGAGTACGGCATCCACTCCGTCGGGCCCGGCGAGGCCAACCCGATCGCCGCCTCCTCGGTGCTGATCAACGCCTACGTCGCCGAGCTTCAGCGCCGGGTGGGCTGGGACTTCGAGGACGAGAGCCCTGGCAACGACGCCCGCGGCTTCGCCCGGGAGGACGCCCCCGAGGTGGAGACGCACCTCGTCAACGCGGTGCTGACCAACGGGGCCCGGTATTACGTGGACCACGCCCATCCTGAGTTCTCGACCCCCGAGTGCTCGACGGCCATGGAGCTGCTCCGCTACGACAAGGCGGGGGAGCGGATCCTCACCCGATCGATGGAAGCGGCGGACCGGCTCCTCCCGTCCGGCGAGGAGATCGTGGTCTACAAGAACAACTCGGACCACAAGGGCAACTCCTACGGCACCCACGAGAACTACCTGATGAACCGGGCGGTGCCCTTCGCGAGGATCGTCCAGCACGTCGTGCCCCACTTCGTCTCCCGCCAGATCTACACCGGGGCGGGCAAGGTGGGCACCGAATCGTCAGCTGCAGGATCGGCGGACGTCACCTTCCAGCTCTCACAGCGGGCGGACTTCTTCGAGGAGGAGGTCGGCCTGGAGACGACGCTCAAGCGGCCCATCGTCAACACCAGGGACGAGCCCCACGCCGACGCGCAGAAGTACCGGCGCCTCCACGTGATCGTGGGCGACGCCAACCTGGCCGAGGTGGCGACCTTCCTCAAGGTCGGTGTGACGGCGATCGTCCTGGCCATGATCGAGGACGACTGGTACGGCGACCGTGACCTGTCACTGGCGACGCCCGTGCGGGCCATCCGTCAGGTCTCTCACGACCTCTCGCTGTCGCAGCCCCTGGAGCTGGCCGAGGGCGGCACGACCACCGCGCTCGGGATCCAGTGGGAGCTGTTCGAGCTCGCCCGCAAGTACGCCGACGACCGCGGCCTCGACTGCGTCGGCGACGAGGAGGCCGGCGAGGAGGTGCTCCGGCGCTGGGAGGCCACCCTCCACGCCCTCGAGACCGATCCCGCCAGCCTGGCCAACCAGCTCGACTGGGTGGCGAAGCGCCAGGTCATCGAGGGGTACCGGGACCGCCACGGGCTGGCGTGGTCCGATCACCGCCTGACCGCCATCGACCTGCAGTACCACGACCTGCGGCCCGGGCGGTCCCTTTTCGCCAGGATGCCGATGGAGCGGCTGGTCGACGAGGCCGATGTCGTCGACGCCGTGACCGAGCCGCCCCGGGACACCCGGGCCTACTTTCGGGGCCGGTGCCTGCAGCGGTGGGCGTCCTCGGTTGCCGCCGCCAACTGGGATTCTCTGGTGTTCGACCTCGGGTCGGACCCGCTGCGGCGGGTCCCCATGATGGAACCGCTGCGGGGAACCGCCGCGCATGTCGATACTTTGTTGGCGGGATGTTCGAGCCCGGCTGAGCTGTTGGAACAGTTGGGTTCCTAG
- the arc gene encoding proteasome ATPase — MVPTADSESQRRLAAYERDMAQLREQASVLEDEIVTLRRRLQDAPKRVRTLEEKLLETKGQLAQAVSQNEKLTFTLQQAREHIATLREEVEKLTQPPSAYGTYLARNDDGTVDVFSGGRKVRVSLHPELVAEDLKRGDEVVLNESLNVVLARSADLSGEVVTIKELLEDGRRAVVLGRADEERVVDRAETLMEMQLRAGDSVLLDPRTDLLLERLPRPEVEELVLEEVPDISYADVGGLDDQIESITDAVELPFLHRELFVKHRLPAPKGVLLYGPPGCGKTLIAKAVANSLAKKVAEQSGDRQARSYFLNIKGPELLNKYVGETERQIRLVFQRAREKSEEGVPVIVFFDEMDSLFRTRGSGISSDMESTVVPQLLAEIDGVEALRNVIVIGASNREDLIDPAILRPGRLDVKIKIERPDEEAAAQIFSRYLQSDLPLDAEEVTSLGGGDRDKTVRRMVETTVAAMYQADELNRFLEVTYQNGDKEVLYFKDFASGAMIENIVRRAKKLAIKRTIAQQGEGIRTDDLLDSIRQEYKEHEDLPNTTNPDDWAKISGKKGERIVYVRTLLSEGKEATGGRSIERVGTGQYL; from the coding sequence CCTACGAGCGAGACATGGCTCAGCTCCGGGAGCAGGCGAGCGTGCTGGAGGACGAGATCGTCACGCTCCGCCGCCGGCTCCAGGATGCGCCCAAGCGGGTGCGGACCCTCGAGGAGAAGCTGCTCGAGACCAAGGGCCAGCTGGCTCAGGCCGTGTCCCAGAACGAGAAGCTGACCTTCACGCTCCAGCAGGCGAGGGAGCACATCGCCACCCTGCGCGAGGAGGTGGAGAAGCTCACCCAGCCGCCTTCCGCCTATGGGACCTACCTGGCCCGCAACGATGACGGCACGGTCGACGTCTTCTCCGGGGGCCGCAAGGTGCGCGTCTCCCTCCACCCCGAGCTCGTCGCCGAGGATCTCAAGCGGGGCGACGAGGTCGTCCTCAACGAGTCGTTGAACGTCGTGCTGGCGCGCAGCGCCGACCTCTCGGGTGAGGTCGTCACGATCAAGGAGCTGCTGGAGGACGGCCGGCGGGCAGTGGTGCTCGGGCGGGCCGACGAGGAGCGCGTCGTCGACCGCGCCGAGACCCTGATGGAGATGCAGCTCCGGGCGGGGGACTCGGTCCTCCTGGACCCGCGGACCGACCTGCTCCTGGAGCGGCTTCCTCGGCCCGAGGTCGAGGAGCTGGTCCTCGAGGAGGTACCCGACATCTCCTACGCCGACGTCGGGGGCCTCGACGACCAGATCGAGTCCATCACCGACGCCGTCGAGCTCCCGTTCCTCCACCGGGAGCTGTTCGTCAAGCACCGGCTGCCGGCTCCCAAGGGCGTGCTCCTGTACGGGCCTCCCGGGTGCGGCAAGACGCTGATCGCCAAGGCCGTCGCCAACTCCCTGGCGAAGAAGGTCGCCGAGCAGTCGGGGGACCGCCAGGCCCGCAGCTACTTCCTGAACATCAAGGGCCCGGAGCTGCTCAACAAGTACGTCGGCGAGACCGAGCGTCAGATCCGCCTTGTCTTCCAGCGGGCGCGGGAGAAGTCCGAGGAAGGCGTGCCGGTCATCGTCTTCTTCGACGAGATGGACTCCCTGTTCCGTACCCGCGGCTCGGGCATCAGCTCCGACATGGAGTCGACGGTCGTTCCCCAGCTCCTGGCCGAGATCGACGGTGTGGAGGCCCTGCGCAACGTCATCGTGATCGGGGCGTCGAACCGCGAGGACCTCATCGATCCCGCCATCCTGCGCCCTGGCCGGCTCGACGTGAAGATCAAGATCGAGCGGCCGGACGAGGAGGCGGCTGCCCAGATCTTCTCCCGGTACCTGCAGTCCGACCTGCCCCTCGACGCCGAGGAGGTCACGTCACTGGGCGGGGGGGACCGCGACAAGACGGTGCGGCGCATGGTCGAGACCACGGTGGCGGCCATGTACCAGGCCGACGAGTTGAACCGCTTCCTCGAGGTCACCTACCAGAACGGGGACAAGGAGGTCCTCTACTTCAAGGACTTCGCCTCTGGCGCCATGATCGAGAACATCGTCCGTCGGGCCAAGAAGCTGGCCATCAAGCGAACCATCGCCCAACAGGGCGAGGGCATTCGCACCGACGATCTGCTCGACTCCATCAGGCAGGAGTACAAGGAGCACGAGGACCTGCCGAACACCACGAACCCCGATGACTGGGCCAAGATCTCGGGCAAGAAGGGCGAGCGGATCGTCTACGTTCGCACCCTGCTGTCCGAGGGCAAGGAGGCGACCGGTGGACGCTCCATCGAGCGCGTGGGGACGGGCCAGTACCTCTAG